From one Nonomuraea polychroma genomic stretch:
- a CDS encoding UBP-type zinc finger domain-containing protein yields the protein MTLDAQETNTTARAGLNGQAPRCNHVDLLPAVEHGLPECQGCLALGRTWTRLLMCLTCGWVACSDDSQGGHAKAHYEETDHPVVAVLDPGSTWRWCYVHQRLV from the coding sequence ATGACCCTGGACGCACAAGAGACAAATACCACCGCGCGCGCCGGCCTGAATGGTCAGGCACCGCGATGCAATCACGTCGACCTGCTTCCGGCCGTGGAGCACGGTCTACCCGAATGCCAGGGGTGTCTGGCCCTCGGCCGCACCTGGACGCGGTTGCTGATGTGCCTGACCTGCGGATGGGTGGCCTGTTCCGACGATTCGCAGGGCGGCCACGCCAAGGCTCACTACGAGGAAACCGATCACCCGGTGGTCGCCGTCCTGGACCCGGGCTCGACCTGGCGTTGGTGCTATGTGCACCAGCGACTTGTCTGA
- a CDS encoding YhjD/YihY/BrkB family envelope integrity protein, with amino-acid sequence MSATGPIRRSARRMAVGWRRARERHGWLDHLVRAVVRYDQADGGRLSAALTYYAFFATFALALLAFAMLGRVLDDPTVLAAVQRYLSENFPRLDVQALRDARGTAGVVAFIVLPLTGLFWMDTLRSASRAIWRLEEYPGNFFLRQLIDLGVVAGLGLLLALSLAIAFAAERLLTWFAVLTVGVNALPAQWVLTAAVFVLGFGVNTLLAMALLTAPPRLRLPLRRVIGPALVIAVGMEILKTLGQVYVNLTAANPAYQVVAGAAGMLLFLKVVNQLILFAAALAATSAAGDVTDLAAQRASP; translated from the coding sequence ATGAGCGCCACCGGGCCGATCCGGCGGTCGGCCAGGAGAATGGCAGTGGGCTGGCGGCGCGCCCGCGAGCGTCATGGTTGGCTGGACCATCTGGTGCGCGCCGTGGTTCGCTACGACCAAGCCGATGGCGGCCGGTTGTCGGCCGCGCTCACGTATTACGCCTTCTTCGCCACGTTCGCGTTGGCCCTGCTGGCCTTCGCGATGCTCGGTCGCGTCCTGGACGACCCGACCGTGCTGGCAGCGGTGCAGCGCTACCTGAGCGAGAACTTCCCGCGTCTGGACGTCCAGGCGTTGCGGGACGCCAGGGGAACCGCCGGCGTGGTGGCCTTCATCGTCCTGCCGCTGACGGGTTTGTTCTGGATGGACACCCTGCGCTCAGCCAGCAGAGCGATCTGGCGGTTGGAGGAGTATCCGGGCAATTTCTTCCTGCGCCAGCTCATCGACCTGGGCGTGGTGGCCGGGCTCGGCCTGCTGCTCGCTCTGTCACTCGCCATCGCCTTCGCCGCCGAGCGGCTGCTGACCTGGTTCGCCGTGCTCACCGTGGGTGTGAACGCCCTCCCAGCCCAATGGGTGCTCACCGCCGCCGTCTTCGTGCTGGGCTTCGGCGTCAATACCTTGCTGGCCATGGCGTTGCTGACCGCGCCGCCTCGGTTACGGCTGCCGCTGCGCCGCGTGATCGGCCCGGCGCTGGTCATCGCCGTCGGAATGGAGATCCTCAAAACCCTCGGCCAGGTCTACGTCAATCTCACCGCGGCCAACCCGGCATACCAGGTCGTCGCCGGCGCCGCCGGTATGCTCCTGTTTCTCAAAGTCGTCAATCAGCTCATCTTGTTCGCCGCGGCTCTGGCGGCCACCAGCGCAGCCGGGGACGTCACCGATCTGGCCGCCCAACGCGCCTCTCCCTGA